A stretch of the Vitis vinifera cultivar Pinot Noir 40024 chromosome 16, ASM3070453v1 genome encodes the following:
- the LOC100266690 gene encoding probable NADH dehydrogenase [ubiquinone] 1 alpha subcomplex subunit 12, with the protein MASVLKSALQVIRERGLGGFRRMLQEEGYLRCLADGNLLQTKIHNIGATLVGVDKFGNKYYQKLGDTQNGRHRWVEYAQKSRYNASQVPAEWHGWLHFITDHTGDELLMLKPKRYGVEHRENFSGEGEDLIYHSKGHALNRGQRDWTRYQPWQPTTKT; encoded by the exons CTCGGAGGCTTCCGAAGAATGCTCCAGGAGGAAGGCTACTT GAGGTGCCTTGCAGATGGAAACCTTCT GCAAACCAAAATCCATAATATAGGAGCTACATTGGTGGGTGTAGATAAATTTGGTAACAAATATTATCAGAAACTCGGAGACACTCAAAATG GAAGACATAGGTGGGTTGAATATGCACAAAAGAGTCGCTACAACGCTTCCCAGGTGCCAGCAGAATGGCATGGTTGGCTCCATTTCATAACCGATCACACAGGAGATGAG CTTCTGATGCTGAAGCCGAAGAGATATGGTGTCGAACACCGGGAAAATTTCTCTGGTGAAGGTGAAGATTTAATCTATCATTCCAAGGGACACGCTCTCAATCGCGGGCAGAGAGACTGGACCAGGTACCAGCCCTGGCAACCCACCACCAAGacctaa